CCAAGACATAGAGTTACTAGCTATTTGCGTTGGCGGATCTAGTAAATCTAGCTGGGCATTTTGTTTAACAATAGCAACTTTTGTTTTTAAGTTAACTTCGGCAGAATTTCCCCTGCCACGGTCGGTAATTTGATTATTTTTATAACGGTCAATTTGTACAGGGCGATCGCCGATTAATTTTTCCTCTTTAATTTGCCAAATCAAATGCTCAGTTCGCATTTGCAATTGGGGATCAGCGGAATTTGCAACTACTCCTCCAGAAAATTCCATGCGCTGTTCGCGGGTTTTAACTCGCGCTTCCTGCGCCACTGCTTGTAATTGTTTATGAGTACCGTTTAACTGGTTGCGAACAATTAACAAATCTTCTTTAGGACGCCATTCTAATTCATTACCTCGCAAAACCATGCCATTGCGAGGATCTGTTGCCACTATTTTACCTTTGAGAAACAGCTGTTTCCCATCTTGTTCAATGTCTGCAACTTCTGCCCTAACTTGGTAAACTACTTTGCCATCTTGGTAAAGTTCACCATAAGGACTTTCAGCTTGACCAATTTGTTTTTCTTTAGTGTATTTTGCCCTTTTAGCTTTGACTTTCCAAATCGGTCTTCCTACCTCATCCGCCTGCTCTAAAGTCACATCAAAGAAAGTCAAATCGCTGTCTTGGTTAGATGAAGCCGAAGTGTTTGATTTAGAAGATGTAGGGGATTTTCCCTCACAAGCAACTAAGCCAGTTATCAACAAAAACATCACAGCCAAAAGAAAAAAGGAGGGGGGGAGTGGAGGAGTGGGGGAGTAGGAAGTGAAGGAATTTTGAATTTTTGTCCCCCCCTCTCCCTTTCTCCTTTTCTCCCTCTCTTTATCCCTTTCCCTCTTATTAAAAAGATGCTTCATTATTCTTGAATTTCTAAGCGTCCATCACTGTCTCTAGGGTCATCTAAAAAACCCATACTGGATAAGGGCCGATATGGATAGCTTTGACGAGGGGTTTTTTGGATATCTTCTTTAATGGCTTCTAAATCAATATAGCGATCGCTGACATTAATTAAGCTATCACTAGTCATGGAACGCAAACTTACCACCTCCACCCGAACCCCACGATAACTCACTGAATTGACTGCATATGCTAAATCCCCATCACCGCTAACTAAAACTGCGGTATCATAAGAATCAACCAACGCCATCATGTCAACTGCTATTTCTACATCCAGGTTGGCTTTTTTTGAACCATCAGGTAGCTGGACTAAATCTTTAGCAATGACTCGATAGCCATTGCGACGCATCCACAGTAAAAACCCTTGTTGCTTCTCGTTTGTCCGGTCTACCCCTGTGTAGAAGAAAGCTCGCAGCAGTCTCGATCCCCCAGTTAAGCGACACAAGAGTTTCGTGTAGTCAATTTCAATCCCTAGTTGCAGCGCCGCATAAAATAGATTTGAGCCATCAATAAATATGGCGACACGACCCCGGTTTTCTAAAACTTGTTCTGGCGTGAATATTGAGTCGTTTTCCAAATTATTCAACATCATTGTCATACCTCAATTTTTATCCTTGTTATTTTTGATACAAATTAACAACTTTTACAGGCTAGTTAGAGCGGCTTATGATAAGTTTCCGGGGCTAATTAAGCTCAGCCCCGATATGTTTTTAGAGAGAATTAGAGATCGAGCAAAATTAGAGATTGATAAGGTTTAATCGTTTGTTAGGGGTTCTATGCGTTTAAAAATTGGTTGGGGTGTACCCAACTGTTGTTTCCTGGATAGTATCCCCCATGTTGCGTGGGTGGCAAAAGGAGCGGTAATGGAACTTTCTAATTGATCGTTAAAATTTATTCCAAAACCCAGTTGCTGATAAATATCGCTACTGATGTTAGGAATAATTGGGGATAGCAAGTAAGCTGCTAATCTAACTGATTCTAGAACTGCATACAGCACCTCTTCTACAGCTTGTTGCTGTCCCTGCTTATATAATGACCAAGGAGCTTGTTCATCAATAAACTTATTGCTGGCTTGAACCAGTAAAAAGACAGCCTCGCAGGCTTGACTGAAAGCTAGCGCCTCATAAGCTTGTTTTACCTGTTCCCCCAGAGGTAAACCAATTGCTTTCAAAGGATTCTTATCAGGAATTGCTTCCTTGTTAATTGGTGGTACATTGCCAGCACAGTATTTCTTCACCATGCTCAAGGTGCGATTGAGCAAATTGCCTAATTTATCTGCTAAATCTGCATTCAGAACATTAATGAATCTAATTTCATTAAAATCTCCATCTTTGCCAAATTCGATTTCCTTAAGGAAGTAATAACGAACGGCGTCGCTACCATAGCGCTCAACTAGCGCCACAGGGTCGAGAGTATTACCCTGGCTTTTCCCCATTTTCTGACCATCTTTGGTCAAAAAGCCATGTCCAAATACTCTTTCTGGCAAGGGTAAGCCCGCTGATAACAACATTGCTGGCCAGTAAACTGCATGGAAGCGGAGGATATCTTTACCAATTAGATGCAAGTTGATTGGCCACCATTTAGTTAAAGCATTTTCTAATGTTGGTTCGTCATCTGGTTCTAATAATGCAGTTACATAACCTAGTAATGCATCAAACCAAACATAAAGGGTGTGCTTCGGATCAACTGGTACTGGAAAACCCCAGTCTAGATTTACTCGCGAAATAGAAAAGTCTTGTAATCCCTGACTTACAAAGCTAATGACTTCATTTCGTCGACTCTCTGGCTGAATAAAATCCGGTTGAGACTCATAAAGAGCTTCCAGTTTTGTTTGATATTTTGATAAGCGAAAGAAGTAGTTTTGCTCGTCTCGCCACTCGACTTCCTTATTAGTATGAATTGGGCAACGCTGTCCTTCTAGAAGTTCCCGTTCTTCTTTAAATTCTTCACAGGATACGCAGTACCAGCCTTTCTGTTGTCCTTGATAGATGTCACCAACTTCCCACACTCGCCCAAAAAATTCTTTAACGATCGCTTCATGACGAGTTGCTGTAGTCCGACTAAAGCGATCGTATTGAATGTTCAGCAATTGCCACAAACTAACGAAGCTAGGCACAACTTCATCACAAAATTCTTGTGGTTTTTTTCCTAAATTCTCTGCCGAACGCTGAATTTTTTGGCCATGTTCATCTGTACCAGTAATAAGTAATACTTGATGTCCTAGTAGTCTTTTAAACCGTGCTACTACATCGGCTGCCATTGTTGTATAAGCACTGCCTATATGAGGGACATCGTTTACATAATATAACGGTGTTGTCAGCGCAAATGTCTTTTCTGTTTTATCCACTAGATCCATACAGAATAAAAAACAACTTATTAAAAGGTTTTATATCTTACTTTTATCTTAAAAACCACGCAATTATATAACATTACTACCTTTTTTTCAAATATCATCTTAATATTAGCAAATTTCTCAAGTCAAAAATTGTTTTGTGAGATGTACAAATCTTGCTAATTTCTGCTAAAAGAAGGCAAAATGAGAAGTTGAAAGGAATCAATACACCTTTCAATTGTTCTACGTTCGCCGGAGAAGTTTTTGTTGACATAGCGTCTTCGCTAGGAGAAGAGTAGCTTTGATCAGAGGGTAGGCTATCAAATTTTTAATTCATAGGGGGCTTGAACCCTTAATGATGTTTTGCAAAAAGTTTTACCTTTAAAATTCAATTTTTTTGGAGAATTAGAGGCTTTTAACCACATTCCACTGCCAGCGGTCAAAAGCCGGAAATTAACTATTAATAGTATTTTTTAATGCTTTTTGTTACATACTGTTGTGACCATAAACACATAACTCTGTAGCTTAAAAATTCCATTTGCTTTGAAAATCAGACATTTCTATCTTAAGACGGTCATGGCGGTAGTAAAGAAATGTAAAAATTAAATGAAGATAAACTGCGATATTTACCAGAGATATATTGATTAGCTATGAGTCTAAATAGCCCCCT
This region of Nostoc sp. UHCC 0302 genomic DNA includes:
- the metG gene encoding methionine--tRNA ligase, whose protein sequence is MDLVDKTEKTFALTTPLYYVNDVPHIGSAYTTMAADVVARFKRLLGHQVLLITGTDEHGQKIQRSAENLGKKPQEFCDEVVPSFVSLWQLLNIQYDRFSRTTATRHEAIVKEFFGRVWEVGDIYQGQQKGWYCVSCEEFKEERELLEGQRCPIHTNKEVEWRDEQNYFFRLSKYQTKLEALYESQPDFIQPESRRNEVISFVSQGLQDFSISRVNLDWGFPVPVDPKHTLYVWFDALLGYVTALLEPDDEPTLENALTKWWPINLHLIGKDILRFHAVYWPAMLLSAGLPLPERVFGHGFLTKDGQKMGKSQGNTLDPVALVERYGSDAVRYYFLKEIEFGKDGDFNEIRFINVLNADLADKLGNLLNRTLSMVKKYCAGNVPPINKEAIPDKNPLKAIGLPLGEQVKQAYEALAFSQACEAVFLLVQASNKFIDEQAPWSLYKQGQQQAVEEVLYAVLESVRLAAYLLSPIIPNISSDIYQQLGFGINFNDQLESSITAPFATHATWGILSRKQQLGTPQPIFKRIEPLTND
- a CDS encoding NYN domain-containing protein, translated to MLNNLENDSIFTPEQVLENRGRVAIFIDGSNLFYAALQLGIEIDYTKLLCRLTGGSRLLRAFFYTGVDRTNEKQQGFLLWMRRNGYRVIAKDLVQLPDGSKKANLDVEIAVDMMALVDSYDTAVLVSGDGDLAYAVNSVSYRGVRVEVVSLRSMTSDSLINVSDRYIDLEAIKEDIQKTPRQSYPYRPLSSMGFLDDPRDSDGRLEIQE
- the lptC gene encoding LPS export ABC transporter periplasmic protein LptC, coding for MKHLFNKRERDKEREKRRKGEGGTKIQNSFTSYSPTPPLPPSFFLLAVMFLLITGLVACEGKSPTSSKSNTSASSNQDSDLTFFDVTLEQADEVGRPIWKVKAKRAKYTKEKQIGQAESPYGELYQDGKVVYQVRAEVADIEQDGKQLFLKGKIVATDPRNGMVLRGNELEWRPKEDLLIVRNQLNGTHKQLQAVAQEARVKTREQRMEFSGGVVANSADPQLQMRTEHLIWQIKEEKLIGDRPVQIDRYKNNQITDRGRGNSAEVNLKTKVAIVKQNAQLDLLDPPTQIASNSMSWNMQTEIVTTNAPVRVFHRAENLTVTANQGEMRIPQKTVYLTGNVNAIGQRRQALKSNKLTWYLDNKLVEAQGNVVYRQADPPVNFTGETAVGNLQTENIVVKGGSSGSRVVTEIIPQEKVKGQ